In Xylanibacter ruminicola 23, a single genomic region encodes these proteins:
- a CDS encoding aminoacetone oxidase family FAD-binding enzyme produces MKTAIVGGGAAGFFLAVNLKEMCPDMDITIFEKSKKVLAKVEVSGGGRCNCTNSFEAVSDLQQVYPRGHRLLKRLFKTFDYRDAYAWFENHGVKLTTQDDNCVFPASQDSHTIINLFLAEARRKNIEICIQHKIESLDELNDFDFKVITTGGGTASMAGVPTIEPVPSLFTFSIADEALRALMGTVVEDATASIPGTKFRSNGPLLITHWGMSGPAILKLSSHAARDLHEHNYQMPLAVNWTSLKEPDIQQELRTIIAQHPQKQIATIRPFGLPSRLWDYLVAKTLGERAQNRWQNLNQKELNRLTNALCNDQYQIAGRSAFKDEFVTCGGVDLASVNPNTLESKNLPSVYFAGEVLDIDGVTGGFNFQAAWTTAYTVACAISQQARCSQSPSEG; encoded by the coding sequence ATGAAGACTGCGATAGTAGGTGGAGGTGCGGCTGGATTCTTCCTGGCCGTTAACCTCAAGGAAATGTGTCCCGATATGGACATCACCATTTTTGAGAAATCCAAGAAGGTGCTGGCCAAGGTCGAGGTATCTGGTGGTGGCAGATGTAACTGCACCAACTCGTTCGAGGCTGTAAGCGATTTGCAACAGGTATATCCACGTGGGCACCGTTTGCTGAAACGACTGTTTAAAACCTTCGATTACCGCGATGCCTATGCGTGGTTCGAGAACCATGGGGTAAAGCTTACCACCCAGGACGACAACTGCGTATTTCCCGCCTCACAGGATTCGCATACCATCATTAATCTCTTCTTGGCCGAAGCCCGCCGAAAGAACATCGAGATATGCATCCAGCATAAAATCGAGAGTCTCGACGAGCTGAACGACTTTGATTTCAAGGTCATCACCACAGGTGGTGGTACTGCATCGATGGCTGGCGTACCCACCATCGAACCCGTTCCGTCATTGTTCACCTTCAGCATTGCCGACGAGGCCTTGCGTGCCTTGATGGGCACGGTGGTAGAAGATGCCACCGCCTCGATCCCAGGCACCAAGTTCCGCAGTAACGGTCCGTTGCTCATCACCCACTGGGGCATGAGCGGACCAGCCATTCTGAAGCTCAGTAGTCATGCCGCTCGCGATTTGCACGAGCATAACTACCAGATGCCTTTGGCTGTGAACTGGACCTCGCTCAAGGAGCCCGACATCCAGCAGGAGTTGCGCACCATCATCGCCCAGCATCCGCAAAAACAGATTGCCACCATCCGTCCCTTTGGATTGCCCAGCCGTTTGTGGGATTACCTCGTAGCCAAGACCCTTGGCGAACGTGCCCAGAACCGTTGGCAGAATCTGAACCAGAAGGAGCTGAACCGACTGACCAATGCCCTGTGCAACGATCAGTACCAGATAGCAGGTCGTTCGGCCTTTAAGGACGAGTTTGTGACCTGTGGCGGTGTCGACTTGGCGAGTGTGAATCCCAACACCTTAGAAAGCAAAAACCTCCCCAGCGTTTATTTCGCTGGAGAGGTTCTCGATATCGATGGTGTCACAGGTGGCTTTAATTTCCAAGCCGCTTGGACCACCGCTTATACCGTAGCTTGCGCCATTAGTCAACAAGCCCGTTGTAGTCAGTCTCCTTCTGAGGGATAA
- a CDS encoding acetate--CoA ligase family protein, with the protein MINQQLLNPKSIVVIGGSNNVHKPGGAIVRNIKNGGFDGPLHIVNPKEDEVQGIKAYHDVKDIPNTDLAVLVVAAKFCPDYVDYLCAEKGVRAFVIISAGFGEETKAGAELEQRILDTCKKFGAALIGPNCIGLLNRNHHSVFTLPIPNLNPQGVDFVSGSGATAVFILESAVIKGLQFNSVWSIGNGKQIGIEDVLQYMDERFNPETDSKVKLLYIENISNPDKLLYHASNLIRKGCRIAAIKAGSSESGSRAASSHTGAIASSDSAVEALFRKAGIVRCFSREELTTVGCIFTLPELKGKNFAIVTHAGGPGVMLTDALSKGGLNVPKIEGPEADELKAQLFPGSSVANPIDFLATGTAEQLGTVIDYCENKFDHIDAIAVIYGTPGLTHLYEAYDVLDKKIKECKKPIFPILPSLHTAGPEVEEFLKRGHVNFSDEVTLATALSQIMRTPRPAPPEVQLYGIDLPRLHIIIKGIENNGYVSPEVVRDILSCAGIPQVPEMVSTSKEELRAFAERVGFPVVAKVVGPIHKSDVGGVTLNIRTPEHLELEFDRMMKIKDATGVMVQKMMKGTELFIGAKYETRFGHVILCGLGGIFVEVLKDVSSGLAPLSYGEAYSMIHSLKGYKILKGTRGQKGINEQKFAEIIVRLSTLLRFATEIKEMDINPLLADENDVVAVDARILIEK; encoded by the coding sequence ATGATTAACCAACAATTATTGAATCCCAAGAGCATCGTCGTTATCGGCGGCTCTAACAACGTGCATAAGCCCGGTGGCGCTATAGTACGTAACATTAAGAATGGTGGTTTCGATGGTCCGCTGCACATCGTAAACCCCAAGGAAGACGAAGTGCAGGGAATCAAAGCCTATCATGACGTAAAGGATATCCCCAACACGGATTTGGCCGTGCTCGTGGTGGCCGCCAAGTTCTGTCCCGATTATGTGGACTATCTTTGTGCCGAGAAAGGGGTGCGCGCCTTTGTGATTATCTCAGCCGGATTTGGCGAGGAGACCAAGGCGGGTGCCGAACTGGAACAGCGCATCCTGGATACGTGCAAAAAGTTCGGAGCAGCACTCATCGGACCTAACTGTATCGGACTGCTGAACCGCAACCACCATAGTGTGTTTACGCTGCCCATCCCCAACCTGAATCCACAGGGTGTTGATTTCGTATCGGGATCGGGTGCCACAGCGGTATTTATTCTTGAGAGTGCGGTTATCAAGGGCTTGCAGTTTAACAGCGTATGGAGCATTGGTAACGGTAAACAGATTGGTATCGAGGATGTGCTACAGTATATGGACGAGCGCTTTAACCCCGAGACCGATTCGAAGGTAAAACTGCTTTATATCGAGAATATCTCTAACCCCGATAAGTTGTTGTATCATGCCAGCAACCTGATACGTAAGGGTTGTAGGATTGCAGCTATCAAGGCTGGTTCGAGCGAGAGTGGCAGTCGTGCTGCCTCATCGCACACAGGTGCCATTGCCTCGAGCGATTCGGCTGTAGAGGCGCTGTTCCGTAAGGCCGGTATCGTGCGCTGTTTCTCACGCGAGGAGCTCACCACCGTGGGTTGCATTTTCACATTGCCCGAACTGAAGGGTAAGAACTTTGCGATTGTAACCCATGCAGGCGGTCCTGGCGTGATGCTGACCGATGCCCTGTCGAAAGGCGGACTGAACGTGCCCAAGATCGAAGGTCCTGAGGCCGACGAACTGAAAGCACAACTCTTCCCAGGTTCATCAGTAGCCAACCCTATCGATTTCTTAGCCACAGGTACCGCCGAGCAGTTGGGTACCGTGATTGATTATTGCGAAAACAAGTTTGATCATATCGATGCCATCGCCGTAATCTACGGCACCCCTGGCCTCACCCATCTGTACGAGGCCTACGATGTGCTCGACAAGAAAATCAAGGAGTGCAAAAAGCCTATCTTCCCCATCCTACCCAGTCTGCACACAGCAGGTCCCGAGGTTGAGGAATTCCTGAAGCGTGGTCATGTTAACTTCAGCGACGAGGTGACGCTGGCCACAGCACTCAGTCAGATTATGCGCACCCCACGCCCTGCACCACCCGAGGTGCAGCTTTATGGCATCGACCTGCCCCGCTTACACATTATTATTAAGGGTATCGAGAACAATGGATACGTATCGCCCGAGGTGGTACGCGACATCCTCTCGTGCGCAGGCATCCCCCAGGTTCCCGAGATGGTAAGCACCAGCAAGGAAGAGCTACGTGCCTTTGCCGAACGTGTGGGATTCCCCGTAGTGGCTAAGGTAGTTGGTCCTATCCACAAGAGCGATGTGGGTGGTGTAACGCTGAACATCCGCACCCCCGAGCACTTAGAGTTGGAGTTCGACCGCATGATGAAGATTAAGGATGCCACAGGCGTGATGGTACAGAAGATGATGAAGGGTACCGAGCTGTTTATCGGTGCCAAGTACGAGACGCGTTTCGGCCACGTTATCCTGTGCGGCTTGGGCGGCATCTTTGTCGAGGTGCTGAAGGATGTATCAAGCGGTTTGGCCCCATTGAGCTATGGCGAGGCCTACTCGATGATTCACTCGCTAAAGGGCTACAAGATATTAAAAGGTACACGCGGACAGAAGGGCATCAACGAGCAGAAGTTTGCCGAGATTATCGTGCGCCTGTCAACCCTGCTGCGTTTCGCCACAGAGATTAAGGAGATGGACATTAACCCGCTCCTGGCCGACGAGAACGACGTAGTAGCCGTTGACGCTCGCATTCTCATTGAGAAATGA
- a CDS encoding RagB/SusD family nutrient uptake outer membrane protein: MKKYIYIGIATLALSACSKDFLDTAPESEMGTPTVLSNTQNAEMALNGICKAMTTQYMSKQGCNGEGTILNWYGTFTGNDAQKSNNSGWQGVWNSTYHLRPTSDYTVYPWFYYYKLVSNANAIINNIDAAEGEENDKKFIKAQALTFRAYSFFRLAQLYTNRWSDHQGNTDGIVLRVDESLGEQAIATQAETYQQIYNDLDEAIALYQQSDRKREEFFQPGLDVAYAVYAKAALNREDWQNAAKYAALAREGHKLMTVEQYQDGFHTPNNEWIWGVYEDEQQNISYYSFFAYIGANSSASNCRTYPVAISKELIDQIPASDVRRSLYLVPTEEEYAECNAAGRSTGMLYNRAKAEYKDRLYFDQSGKLTSLVYAYMQFKFLVDFYPGGGSFPIIRAAEMLYTEAEADMHLGKETEAQQLLFDAVKQYDAAYAKSTKTGDDLMTEIKLYRRFDLFAEGNDWFDYKRWGQPIVRKNRKQGGSFYEGVFDITIQPEETNAWTWVIPQKETDYNGLVD; this comes from the coding sequence ATGAAAAAGTATATATATATAGGTATCGCAACGCTGGCACTCAGCGCTTGTAGCAAGGATTTCCTGGATACCGCTCCCGAGTCGGAGATGGGTACTCCCACCGTGCTCAGCAACACCCAGAATGCCGAGATGGCACTCAATGGTATCTGCAAGGCCATGACTACTCAGTATATGAGCAAGCAGGGCTGTAATGGCGAGGGCACCATCCTGAACTGGTATGGCACCTTTACAGGTAACGATGCTCAGAAGAGCAATAACTCTGGTTGGCAGGGTGTGTGGAACTCAACCTACCACCTGCGTCCAACTTCTGATTATACCGTTTATCCTTGGTTCTATTATTACAAGTTGGTGAGCAATGCCAATGCCATCATCAACAATATCGATGCTGCCGAGGGTGAGGAGAACGATAAGAAGTTTATCAAGGCTCAGGCCCTTACTTTCCGTGCTTACTCGTTCTTCCGTCTGGCTCAGCTCTACACCAACCGTTGGAGCGATCATCAGGGTAATACCGATGGTATCGTGCTGCGTGTCGACGAGAGTCTGGGCGAGCAGGCCATCGCTACTCAGGCCGAGACCTATCAGCAGATTTACAACGACCTCGACGAGGCCATTGCCCTCTATCAGCAGAGCGATCGCAAGCGCGAGGAGTTCTTCCAGCCCGGTCTCGATGTGGCCTATGCCGTTTATGCCAAGGCAGCTCTCAACCGCGAGGATTGGCAGAATGCTGCCAAGTATGCAGCTCTGGCTCGCGAGGGCCACAAGCTGATGACGGTTGAGCAGTATCAGGACGGTTTCCACACACCTAACAACGAGTGGATATGGGGTGTGTATGAGGATGAACAGCAGAACATCTCTTACTATAGCTTCTTTGCTTACATCGGTGCCAACTCAAGTGCCAGCAACTGCCGCACTTATCCTGTAGCCATCAGCAAGGAGCTCATCGATCAGATTCCTGCCAGCGACGTGCGCCGCTCGCTCTATCTGGTACCAACCGAAGAGGAGTATGCCGAGTGTAATGCAGCTGGTCGTAGCACTGGTATGCTCTACAACCGCGCAAAGGCTGAGTACAAGGATCGTTTGTATTTCGACCAGAGTGGCAAGCTTACCTCGCTTGTCTATGCTTATATGCAGTTTAAGTTCTTGGTTGACTTCTATCCTGGTGGTGGTTCGTTCCCCATCATCCGTGCAGCCGAGATGCTCTACACCGAGGCTGAGGCTGATATGCACCTGGGTAAGGAGACTGAGGCACAGCAGCTGTTGTTCGACGCTGTGAAGCAGTACGATGCTGCCTATGCCAAGAGCACCAAGACTGGCGACGACCTGATGACTGAGATTAAGTTGTATCGTCGTTTCGACCTCTTTGCCGAGGGTAACGACTGGTTCGACTACAAGCGTTGGGGACAGCCCATCGTTCGTAAGAACCGCAAGCAGGGTGGTAGCTTCTACGAGGGTGTGTTCGACATCACCATCCAGCCTGAGGAGACCAATGCATGGACATGGGTTATCCCTCAGAAGGAGACTGACTACAACGGGCTTGTTGACTAA
- a CDS encoding SusC/RagA family TonB-linked outer membrane protein produces the protein MKRLSMMLAGLFLSVGMALAQTTVTGTVVSYEDNEPIIGATIQVVGNAGIGTITDYDGNFTLEVPEGMKTLRITYVGMEPLEVAVSTKTLKIQLRNDVHTLDEVVVVAYGTQKKTSLTGSIQEVKSDAIELRPTTSVASALEGSVTGVQVNSTVGAPGEDPQIRIRGVGTVNGSSSPLYILDGVPYSGSISDLNPQDIESMSVLKDAASAALYGNRASNGVILITTKKGKQGKMNITFDVKQGTYSRGIAEYDRLGAREWMEAQWLNMKNNRMAAGDDAATAGAYASKHLIADRLQLNIFDKADEALFTADGKLVSDARIKGTYGEDLDWYKQAIGHGYRQEYNFNANGATEKSDYLVSLGYLDEQGYLKTSGFDRLSARLSANIQPAEWLKVGVSLNATHQNFNAGYGTGNANTNPFNFCRKISPIYPVHAHNLTTGEYYLDGMGNLMYDGGSYIDPDGQVVHTRNQYPDRHIIWENQLNTDKIIRNTVNSIAYANIILPYNFTLSLKGSLNLSNDSENKYYSAVIGDGKANNGRLRRTDVRQKNYTFQQQLHWRQEFGVHSVDALLGHESYKLTRNYMASGKDSEIVPNLTNLLNFTQFAQLYDYNDNYALESYLGRVRYGYDSRYNIEFSFRRDGSSRFAKNARWGNFWSTGASWVISNEKFMKQYDWVNYLKLRADYGEVGNDSGSGLYGYMALYQQDVHAGKGAYYISQLPNEDLKWETGQSWGVAIEGRLFNKLNFNVEYFDRRNKDLIFNVYNPLSAGATDTTTPQSVTTMNLGTISNHGVEISGDMDVYKSKNWSVNVGASITFEKNKVVKLPEQNRDGIIDGTKKIVEGMDRYQFYTYTWEGVNTKNGLSLYKFNGDEYFFTDGGTTYGNPAGAEITGSQKNAVVVIDGTPYSYLTTYGKREFHGSAMPTAYGSFNFSVSYKAFSLYTLFTYQLGGKVMDSNYQLLMNSQSTPTALHKDVLKGWTAEQATATDAIDRNGVPMLSDVPVIVSGLEADLNSTSSRWLTSASYLILKNINLSYQLPKELVRKAGIENVMLTLTCENLFTLTARKGMNPQQNFAGTQSATFVTPRIFSAGVNIKF, from the coding sequence ATGAAAAGACTCAGTATGATGTTGGCTGGGCTGTTCCTAAGTGTGGGGATGGCGCTGGCACAAACAACGGTTACTGGTACAGTGGTAAGTTATGAGGATAACGAGCCTATTATTGGTGCCACCATTCAGGTGGTTGGCAATGCAGGCATTGGTACCATTACCGATTATGATGGTAACTTCACACTCGAAGTACCAGAGGGTATGAAAACACTGCGTATTACCTATGTGGGCATGGAACCACTTGAGGTGGCAGTAAGCACAAAAACTTTAAAGATTCAGTTAAGAAATGATGTACACACCCTGGACGAGGTAGTGGTTGTGGCCTACGGTACACAGAAGAAGACATCGCTTACCGGATCTATTCAGGAGGTAAAGAGCGACGCCATCGAGCTGCGTCCTACCACTTCGGTAGCATCGGCTCTGGAAGGTTCGGTAACTGGTGTTCAGGTGAACAGCACCGTTGGCGCACCTGGTGAAGACCCACAGATTCGTATTCGTGGCGTGGGAACCGTCAATGGTTCTTCGTCACCACTCTATATTCTTGATGGCGTGCCTTATAGCGGTAGCATCAGCGACCTGAACCCACAGGACATCGAGTCGATGTCGGTACTGAAGGATGCTGCTTCGGCTGCTTTGTATGGTAACCGTGCCTCTAACGGTGTCATCCTGATTACCACCAAGAAGGGTAAGCAGGGTAAGATGAACATCACCTTCGATGTGAAGCAGGGTACCTATTCACGCGGTATTGCCGAGTACGACCGTCTGGGCGCCCGCGAGTGGATGGAGGCTCAGTGGCTCAACATGAAGAACAACCGCATGGCTGCTGGCGACGATGCTGCTACAGCTGGTGCATACGCCTCGAAGCACCTGATTGCCGACCGACTTCAGCTGAATATCTTCGACAAGGCCGACGAGGCACTCTTTACTGCCGACGGCAAGCTGGTGAGCGACGCCCGCATAAAGGGTACCTATGGCGAGGATCTGGACTGGTATAAGCAGGCCATTGGTCACGGCTATCGTCAGGAGTACAACTTCAACGCCAACGGCGCTACCGAGAAGTCAGACTATCTGGTTTCATTAGGCTATCTCGACGAGCAGGGCTACCTGAAGACCTCTGGTTTCGACCGTCTGTCGGCTCGTCTCTCGGCTAACATCCAGCCAGCTGAGTGGCTCAAGGTGGGTGTTAGTCTTAACGCTACCCACCAGAACTTCAATGCCGGCTATGGTACTGGTAATGCCAATACCAACCCATTCAACTTCTGTCGCAAGATTTCGCCCATTTATCCTGTTCATGCCCACAACCTGACTACAGGTGAGTACTATCTCGACGGTATGGGCAACCTGATGTACGATGGCGGATCATATATCGATCCCGATGGTCAGGTGGTTCACACCCGCAATCAGTATCCCGATCGTCACATCATCTGGGAGAACCAGTTGAACACCGATAAGATTATCCGCAATACCGTTAACAGTATTGCCTACGCCAATATCATTCTGCCTTACAACTTCACACTCTCGCTGAAGGGTAGTCTGAACCTGAGCAACGACTCAGAGAACAAGTACTACTCGGCTGTGATTGGCGACGGTAAGGCCAACAACGGCCGTTTGCGCCGTACCGATGTTCGCCAGAAGAACTACACCTTCCAGCAGCAGCTGCATTGGCGCCAGGAGTTTGGCGTACATTCTGTCGACGCTCTGCTGGGTCACGAGAGCTACAAGCTCACCCGCAACTACATGGCTTCGGGTAAGGATTCAGAGATTGTGCCCAATCTCACCAATCTGCTCAACTTCACTCAGTTTGCTCAGCTCTACGACTACAACGACAATTACGCCCTCGAGTCATACCTGGGTCGTGTGCGCTATGGCTACGACAGCCGTTACAACATCGAGTTCTCGTTCCGTCGCGATGGTTCGTCGCGCTTTGCCAAGAATGCCCGTTGGGGTAACTTCTGGAGCACAGGTGCCAGCTGGGTCATCTCTAACGAGAAGTTTATGAAGCAGTATGACTGGGTGAACTACCTGAAGTTGCGTGCCGACTATGGTGAGGTAGGTAACGACTCTGGTTCTGGTCTCTATGGCTATATGGCCCTCTATCAGCAGGATGTTCATGCCGGCAAGGGTGCCTACTATATCTCTCAGCTGCCTAACGAGGATTTGAAGTGGGAGACAGGTCAGTCATGGGGTGTTGCCATCGAGGGTCGCCTCTTCAACAAGCTCAACTTCAATGTCGAGTACTTCGACCGTCGCAACAAGGACCTTATCTTCAACGTCTACAACCCACTCTCTGCGGGTGCTACTGATACCACCACACCTCAGTCGGTAACCACCATGAATCTGGGTACCATCTCAAACCACGGTGTCGAGATTTCTGGCGATATGGACGTTTACAAGTCGAAGAACTGGAGCGTGAACGTAGGTGCTAGCATCACCTTCGAGAAGAACAAGGTGGTGAAGCTGCCCGAGCAGAACCGCGATGGTATCATCGATGGTACCAAGAAGATTGTTGAGGGTATGGACCGCTATCAGTTCTATACCTACACCTGGGAGGGCGTGAACACCAAGAACGGACTCTCGCTCTATAAGTTCAACGGCGATGAGTACTTCTTTACCGATGGCGGCACTACCTACGGTAACCCTGCCGGTGCAGAGATTACCGGTTCGCAGAAGAACGCTGTGGTTGTGATTGATGGCACACCTTACAGCTATCTCACCACCTATGGCAAGCGCGAGTTCCACGGTTCGGCCATGCCTACCGCCTATGGTAGCTTCAACTTCAGCGTGAGCTACAAGGCCTTCTCGCTCTACACCCTGTTCACCTATCAGCTGGGTGGTAAGGTGATGGACAGCAACTATCAGCTGCTGATGAACTCACAGAGCACCCCAACCGCCCTGCATAAGGACGTGCTGAAGGGCTGGACCGCCGAACAGGCTACTGCTACCGATGCTATCGACCGCAACGGTGTGCCTATGCTGAGCGACGTTCCTGTCATCGTGAGTGGTCTTGAGGCCGACCTCAACTCTACCTCTTCACGTTGGCTCACCAGTGCCAGCTATCTCATTCTGAAGAACATCAACCTTAGCTACCAGCTGCCTAAGGAACTGGTGCGCAAGGCTGGTATCGAGAACGTGATGCTCACACTGACCTGCGAAAACCTCTTCACACTGACTGCACGCAAGGGTATGAACCCACAGCAGAACTTTGCTGGCACTCAGAGTGCTACCTTCGTTACACCACGCATCTTCTCTGCAGGGGTGAACATCAAGTTTTAA